The region GCTGCCGTCCTCGGTGTCATCCAGCAACGGCACCCCGGCCTGGAGCAGTAACCTCACGACATCATCCTGTCGGGCTTCCTCCGCAGTCGTGATGCCATCTCCATCGGCATCGGCCAGGTCCTGGAGTTGGTGCCAGCGATGCCGCTGGTGCTTGGGGAGATGGCTGGGTTGCTGGTCACTCCAGGGGGTGCTGTAGCTTTTCTCCAGCACGAGCTTCACATGCACCCCCCGCCTGTGGGCGGCGATCAGATGCCTGGCCAGGCTTGGTAACGACAGCTCTTGAACGGCCACCAGCAGGCTGGTGTCAGCACCCTCAATCGAATCGACGATCAATTGCTCCAGGTCATCACCGTTGCGCCATTGGCCTGTCAGGGGTGACTGGTAATGGCTCCCGACGCGGTGGTTGAAGGCCAGAGCAAATCCGGGCGGCAGGGGGAGATCAGCTTCAACAGCACCAACAATCTCCTCAGGTCTGCTGCAGCTACAGCACAGAAGCAGCTGCAACAGCAGGAGCGCAGTGGGGGAACGCATCAGTGTCGAAGCAGCTCTCTCTCAGTGTTCCCCTGGTCGGCGGCAGCCTGTCAGTGGGGCATCTCTGAGGTTTTGAGCATGGCGACGAACCAGAGGCCACTCAGCACAAGAGCCGCTGCGACCCCAGCGCCGATGCCCACTCGGGCCATCACCAGCGGAACGATCAAAGGAAAAGCCATCGCCCCTGCGAGAGGGGTGATGGCAACAAACCAACGCAGGGCGGTTGGCGACTCGGATTCGGAGGAGTTCAGAACCACTCGGCGCGAGCTTCGCTGGCGGGGTTGCTGTTGTCTTCGGGGGTCTGACGCTCGAAGTTGAGGGTGATGTTGCGCTTCTGTTCACCGTCTGCAGCTGTGGCTTCGATGGCGTAGACCTGCTCTCCATCACGGAATGGAACCTGGATGCGAAAGGTTCCATCGGTGGACAGAGGCACCTCTTCACCGCCGATTGTGAGACGGGCCGAGGGGTCGGTGGCGCCGTAGACGATCAATTCAGCATCGGCGACCAGCCAGAAAGAGCGCTGACGGGGAGCGACGCCACCAATGCCGGACTCATTGCGACCGCTGGCCCAGAGGCCGATGCCGGAGTCGCTCAGGCAGTAACGATCGGAATCGGCGGAGGAATCAAGAGCTTCCTGGAATTCCTCGGAGCCGACGCGACGACGACGGAAGTGAACCGTGGCACTTTGGTAAAGACGCTCATGCAAGCCACTGTCACTGGGTTCAGCGGGAGGAGCCACCGGAGCCGGTTCAGCAACAGCAGGGGAAGCGTTGTCCAGACTGAAGGGGACGAACTGGTCGAGAATCTGCTCACTGGGGTGCAGGGCAGGAACGCGGGCCACGGACGAGAAAGCCAGGGACATCCAGGTGGTGCCGATGCGATAGCCGAGCTCAACGCGGTAATCGCGATCGCAGAGAGGAACAGGCAGATACCACTCGGTGCTGTGGCTATCGACGGGGACTTCCTGGAGGGTGTGGGGATGGGCGCTGCCGTCCTGCATGCCGGTCACATCAGCAAGGCGAAGGCAGAGGCGGCTGGCTCCCTCTTTCTGAGCGCGCTTGCGATCGTTGTCGGAGATCTCCCAGAACACGTAGGCCCACTGGGGATCACGGGGGAGAAAGACCACGCGGGTCTCGGTTGTGGGGAGTGCCTGAGGGGTCAACTCGGCTTCGATGGCCTTGAGGTCGCCACCCCGCTTCTCCTGACGTTGCGCCACCTCACCAACCAGAGCTTCCTTGCTCTTACGGCTGTAAAGAGGTACACCGAGATCGCTGGCGATCTGGCGTAATTGACGCAGGGTCAGACGTGCCAATGAGGTCAGGGTCTGAGACACGTCCAAAACTCCAGGATTCGTTTGGGATCATTTTGCGATGAAAAAATCCTTTCCGAACCGTTAACGAACCCAGGGTCAGTGGATCCTGACCCTAAAGGCTTGGATGAAAGCGGGGATCACTGTCACTCACACAAAAAAGCGGGACTCAGGCCCCGCTTTTTTGATGGCTTGAGGACTGGATTCAGCGACCGATGCTGCGATAAGGAACGCGAGACATGTAGTCGATATCGGTGCTGGATGAGCCCCCACCTGGGTTGGGCATTGGGAGATCCTTGAGCCAGGCCATGTAGTCGCTGGGAGATCCACCACGCTTGATCTTGCCTCGTGCGGGAATCTGTTTTGCCGGACCGCCCATGAAGACGATCTGGGGGAAGCCCAGGATCCCCCGGTAGTACTCGTCGTAGCGAGGGCTGGTGATGTTGAACGGAGTATCACCGAGCTCACGGCCGGGGAGCACGCGATTGCGTTGCGACGGAACGGTGTCGTACCCAAAAGCGTCCAGGTATTCCTGACTGTCGAGCAGGACGTCCACCAGTCCCTCGACGCCCTTGGTGGCGATCACGATCGACCAGGCGATCTCTTCAGACTTGTTGGTTTTGCGTCCCAGCAGCTTCTCCACAAGGTGGCGCACCACCTTGTAGTTGCTGTTCATGCCGTAGAAGCTGCGCTTGAAGGTGTCCGAGAGAACCAGTCCGCGGATGAAGTCCCGAACCGTGATCTGACCGTCCTTCAGCTGGGACTCGAGATTCACGTCCCGATCGGACTTGAAGGCGTGGAAGTAGATCTGGCGGTAGGCGCTTTCGATCACCGTGACGAGGTTGTCCCGGTCCATGGCGATATCCATGGAATTGGCGCGGGCCGTTTCATCGGATTGAACACGCAGGGCTGCCACCCGAGAGTTCTGGGTGATTGGTGCGTACTCCAGAAGGGGAATGGCCACGCGAGCTTCAGCATCCACTGCCGGCGATCGTAGAAGTGCCCGCAAGCCCCCACTCCGTGGGCTTGAGCAGCGATTACATCCCGTAATAGTCGCCCTGGGTACTTCTGCTTACCAGCCGAAGGGGGCGAGGGTTTTGGCGGGCTCGTTGTTGGCGGATACGGCTGGGGGCGCGGTGTCCAGCATCCGTGTCTCCATGCAGAACGATGCGTTGTTGGACAACCCCTGAACCGTGCTGGTGCGTAGCCGCAGGTTGGGACCGGCGAACCAGAAGCGCTCTAGGGAACTCATCATTTCGTAGTCGGTGGTGAGGATCAGGCCGTTCTCCGCATCCATGTGGAACTGCCCAGCCACCGGTGCCTTCTCGGCATAGCCGCGATCCCGCAGCAACAACCCGCTTCGTCCGGAGTCGTCGCTGGGGATGAGGCCGAACATGGTCTGGTCTTCGTGGGATTCGCCGGCGCGATCCCAGGCCATGGAGCCGCTCCAGCGCACCCTGCAGCCTCCGACGATCCGCTCAACGCTCTCGTTGTTGCGCTGGGCGATCTCGGCCAGTCGCGCGTCCCCTTTGTGCAGCTCTTCCACCACGATGAATGACGCACCGGCTTCGGCCCGACGGTGCAACAGGTGGTGCTGGCTGCGCTGTGAGGTCCAGCGACCGCAGCTCAAGCGAAAGAAGCTGAGGGAATCAGCGATCTCAAGGGGCATCGGCGCTTCTGTTCTGAAGTTGATGATGGCAGCGGGCTTCCGCGGCAGTGATCAGGTCGTCGAGCTGGAGTTCAAGCGGGGGTTTGCCGAGGCTGTCGGCAAGGACCTGAAGTTGCTCGGCGGCTCCATTGAGTTGGTGCATTAATGATCGTAGAAAGGCTGGATCTTCTGCGACGACAGGCTGCTGTTCGCACCAACGGCGACGGCTGGCGGCATCGGGAAGCAGGCCTTCGTTGCCCCGTCCCATGGCCTGGAAGCTGTCAAGGCAGTGGGCCAGCAGACGCAAATGGTGGCGATCCATCTGCGGCAGCAGCGTGGCATCAATCCTGGCGATCACGGCGGCATCCACTGCCTTCAGTTCTGCAGTGGTGTGATGCGGAAGCCGCAGGCATGCCCTCCCTCGAGGCGCCAGTGCACCCTCTCCACCTGACAGTCGGGAACCGTCCTGCGGATCAGCACCAATTCCTGGTCACAGACGGCTGGAAATTCCTCGGCAATCCGCTGCACGGAGCAGTGGACTTCCTGCAGGCGCCAGCTCACCCCGTCGTCCTCCGGGCTGCAGAGGGTGACGTAGCCCTCGTCCCGCCGCAGGCTGGCCAGCTGCTCAAGGCGCTGTTGCAGCGGACCGTTGCCGATCCGATCCCGGTAGCGGCTGGCCTTGTCTTCCGCCTGCTGGTTCAGCAGGGTTCGCACGGTCTCTTCCGGCAGGCTGGCCCGCATGGAGTTCAGAAGTCCCAGGGCGAAGCGTTGGCTGCCATCGGGGAACTGATCCCGCCCTAGGTCGGTCAGGCGCCAGCGGTTGCTTGGCCGGCCAGGACCGGAGACGCTGGGGCTCGCTTCGGCCAGGCCAGCCTCGGCCAGGGTTTTCAACTGTCGTCGAACCGCCTGGACCGACAGGTTCAAGGTTCCGGCCAGGTCAGCGGCGTCGGCATCCCCGCGCTCCAGCAGCAGGGACAGCAAAGCGTCGCGAGTGCTGGCCTGAACTTGGGAACTCATGGTGCGCAGAACCTGTTTCCACGATGCCACCGGAATGGCCGCCCCGGCGTTCACAATGGTGTTTCTCCATAGGCCGACCTGTTGCCTTAGGCTTCGAATAAGGAAACCAGGTCGTTTCGTAACTTCATTGTTCCTCTATGTCTGACGCCGCTCCCGAGCCCACCGCCGAAAGCCTGGAGGTCATTCGCAAGTTCGCTGAGACCTACGCCCAGCGCACAGGCACGTACTTCTGTGCTGAGGCCAGCGTGACTTCCGTGGTGCTGAAGGGGCTGGCACGCCACAAGGACGAGCTCGGCGGTGCGCTGTGTCCCTGTCGTCATTACGAAGACAAGGAAGCTGAGGTGTCCCAGGCCTTCTGGAACTGCCCCTGTGTGCCGATGCGTGAGCGCAAGGAGTGCCACTGCATGCTCTTCCTCACCGAAGACAACCCCTTCGCCTGCCCGAACAAAACCCAGACGATCTCTACCGAGACGATTCACGCCACTGCCGGCTGACCTGAATGACCAGCACCTCCACACGGGACCTCGTCAGCCAGCCGTACAAGTACGGCTTCGTCACCGAGATTGAGACCGACAAGATCGCCAAAGGTCTCAGTGAAGACGTTGTTCGTCTGATCTCGGCCAAAAAAGAGGAGCCTGCGTTTCTGCTGGAGTTCCGGCTCAAGGCGTTCCGCCATTGGCTCACCCTTGAGGAGCCCGACTGGGCGGCTTTGGGGTATCCGCTGATCGATTATCAGGACATCGTTTACTACGCAGCTCCGAAGCAGCAGGACAAAAAGGCCAGCCTTGATGAGGTGGACCCCAAGCTGCTGGAGACCTTCGACAAGCTTGGGATCCCTCTGAGCGAGCAGAAGCGATTGAGCAACGTGGCTGTGGACGCTGTGTTTGACAGCGTTTCGATCGCCACCACGTACAAGGAGAAGTTGGCGGAGCACGGTGTGGTGTTCTGCTCCTTCAGCGAAGCGGTCAAGGAGCATCCCGAGTTGATCGAGCGCTACCTGGGTTCCGTGGTGGCAAGCAACGACAACTATTTCGCGGCACTGAACTCAGCAGTGTTCAGTGATGGCTCCTTTGTCTTCATCCCGAAGGGTGTCGAGTGCCCGATGGAGCTCTCCACCTATTTTCGGATCAATTCCGGCGACACGGGTCAGTTCGAGCGCACGCTGATCGTCGCCGAAGAAGGGGCTTCTGTGAGCTATCTCGAGGGCTGCACGGCTCCGATGTTCGACACCAATCAGTTGCACGCTGCTGTGGTGGAGCTGGTGGCCCTGGATGACGCCTCGATCAAGTACTCCACCGTTCAGAACTGGTACGCGGGTGATGAACATGGCGTCGGCGGCATCTACAACTTCGTCACCAAGCGGGGGCAGTGCCGGGGTGCCCGCAGCCGCATCAGCTGGACGCAGGTGGAAACTGGCTCCGCCATCACCTGGAAATACCCCAGTTGTGTGCTGCAGGGAGCTGATTCGGTTGGTGAGTTCTATTCCGTGGCACTCACCAACAATCGGCAGCAGGCCGATACCGGAACAAAGATGGTTCATGTGGGGCCCCGCACCCGCTCCACGATCGTGAGCAAGGGAATCAGCGCCGGTCATTCCAGCAACAGCTACCGCGGTTTGGTCCAGATGGGACCTGCAGCGAAAGGGGCCCGCAACTACAGCCAGTGCGACTCGATGTTGATCGGCGACCAGGCGGCCGCCAACACCTACCCCTACATCCGCTCCCAGCAGCCTCAGGCGGCCATCGAACACGAGGCCAGCACCTGCCGCATCTCCGAAGATCAGCTCTTTTATCTGCAGAGCCGCGGCATCGGCTTCGAAGAGGCGGTGTCGATGATGGTCAGCGGCTTCTGCCGCGATGTGTTCAACCAGCTGCCGATGGAGTTCGCCGCCGAGGCGGACAAGCTGCTGGCCCTCAAGCTCGAGGGATCCGTGGGCTGACCTCTGGCTCCATGTTCTCTTCTTTCTCTCTTCATCTCCAGTGATCCGCCCCGACGCCGAGCTGCTTCTCGACATCACCAACCTGCATGCCTCTGTTGAGGATCAGCCCATCCTCAAAGGGGTGAACCTGCAGGTGAGGGCCGGTGAGATCCATGCGGTGATGGGCCGCAACGGCAGCGGCAAAAGCACCCTGTCCAAGGTGTTGGCTGGTCATCCCTCTTATCGCGTTACAGCTGGCACCGTGCGGTACCGCGGCTCCGATCTGTTTGAGCTTGAGCCGGAGGAGAGGGCTCGCCTCGGGGTGTTCCTCGGTTTTCAGTACCCGGTGGAGATTCCCGGGGTGAGCAACCTTGAGTTCCTGCGCGTGGCCGCCAACGCCCGCCGCAGCAAGCAGGGGTTGGAGGAACTCGACACCTTCGACTTTGAAGACCATGTTCAGCAGAAGCTCCAGGTGGTCCAGATGGACCCCGCCTTCCTGGAACGCAGCGTCAATGAAGGGTTCTCCGGTGGAGAGAAGAAGCGCAATGAGATTCTCCAGATGGCCCTGTTGGACACCGTGGTGGCCATCCTCGATGAAACGGATTCCGGCCTGGACATCGATGCCCTGCGCATCGTGGCTGGGGGTGTGAACCAGTTGGCCACACCGGACAACGCCACGCTGCTGATCACCCACTATCA is a window of Synechococcus sp. A15-24 DNA encoding:
- a CDS encoding phospholipase D-like domain-containing protein; the protein is MRSPTALLLLQLLLCCSCSRPEEIVGAVEADLPLPPGFALAFNHRVGSHYQSPLTGQWRNGDDLEQLIVDSIEGADTSLLVAVQELSLPSLARHLIAAHRRGVHVKLVLEKSYSTPWSDQQPSHLPKHQRHRWHQLQDLADADGDGITTAEEARQDDVVRLLLQAGVPLLDDTEDGSSGNGLMHHKFVVVDDRSVITAAPISPVPASMVMPENPEHEATSTICCASTALHWLLSSDASSSGCGAMALVAPRTAASGWAKVAERTPSACRWAMWR
- a CDS encoding DUF4912 domain-containing protein, yielding MSQTLTSLARLTLRQLRQIASDLGVPLYSRKSKEALVGEVAQRQEKRGGDLKAIEAELTPQALPTTETRVVFLPRDPQWAYVFWEISDNDRKRAQKEGASRLCLRLADVTGMQDGSAHPHTLQEVPVDSHSTEWYLPVPLCDRDYRVELGYRIGTTWMSLAFSSVARVPALHPSEQILDQFVPFSLDNASPAVAEPAPVAPPAEPSDSGLHERLYQSATVHFRRRRVGSEEFQEALDSSADSDRYCLSDSGIGLWASGRNESGIGGVAPRQRSFWLVADAELIVYGATDPSARLTIGGEEVPLSTDGTFRIQVPFRDGEQVYAIEATAADGEQKRNITLNFERQTPEDNSNPASEARAEWF
- a CDS encoding phycobilisome rod-core linker polypeptide, producing MAIPLLEYAPITQNSRVAALRVQSDETARANSMDIAMDRDNLVTVIESAYRQIYFHAFKSDRDVNLESQLKDGQITVRDFIRGLVLSDTFKRSFYGMNSNYKVVRHLVEKLLGRKTNKSEEIAWSIVIATKGVEGLVDVLLDSQEYLDAFGYDTVPSQRNRVLPGRELGDTPFNITSPRYDEYYRGILGFPQIVFMGGPAKQIPARGKIKRGGSPSDYMAWLKDLPMPNPGGGSSSTDIDYMSRVPYRSIGR
- a CDS encoding phycobiliprotein lyase; translated protein: MPLEIADSLSFFRLSCGRWTSQRSQHHLLHRRAEAGASFIVVEELHKGDARLAEIAQRNNESVERIVGGCRVRWSGSMAWDRAGESHEDQTMFGLIPSDDSGRSGLLLRDRGYAEKAPVAGQFHMDAENGLILTTDYEMMSSLERFWFAGPNLRLRTSTVQGLSNNASFCMETRMLDTAPPAVSANNEPAKTLAPFGW
- the sufR gene encoding iron-sulfur cluster biosynthesis transcriptional regulator SufR, whose protein sequence is MSSQVQASTRDALLSLLLERGDADAADLAGTLNLSVQAVRRQLKTLAEAGLAEASPSVSGPGRPSNRWRLTDLGRDQFPDGSQRFALGLLNSMRASLPEETVRTLLNQQAEDKASRYRDRIGNGPLQQRLEQLASLRRDEGYVTLCSPEDDGVSWRLQEVHCSVQRIAEEFPAVCDQELVLIRRTVPDCQVERVHWRLEGGHACGFRITPLQN
- a CDS encoding ferredoxin-thioredoxin reductase catalytic domain-containing protein, giving the protein MSDAAPEPTAESLEVIRKFAETYAQRTGTYFCAEASVTSVVLKGLARHKDELGGALCPCRHYEDKEAEVSQAFWNCPCVPMRERKECHCMLFLTEDNPFACPNKTQTISTETIHATAG
- the sufB gene encoding Fe-S cluster assembly protein SufB, coding for MTSTSTRDLVSQPYKYGFVTEIETDKIAKGLSEDVVRLISAKKEEPAFLLEFRLKAFRHWLTLEEPDWAALGYPLIDYQDIVYYAAPKQQDKKASLDEVDPKLLETFDKLGIPLSEQKRLSNVAVDAVFDSVSIATTYKEKLAEHGVVFCSFSEAVKEHPELIERYLGSVVASNDNYFAALNSAVFSDGSFVFIPKGVECPMELSTYFRINSGDTGQFERTLIVAEEGASVSYLEGCTAPMFDTNQLHAAVVELVALDDASIKYSTVQNWYAGDEHGVGGIYNFVTKRGQCRGARSRISWTQVETGSAITWKYPSCVLQGADSVGEFYSVALTNNRQQADTGTKMVHVGPRTRSTIVSKGISAGHSSNSYRGLVQMGPAAKGARNYSQCDSMLIGDQAAANTYPYIRSQQPQAAIEHEASTCRISEDQLFYLQSRGIGFEEAVSMMVSGFCRDVFNQLPMEFAAEADKLLALKLEGSVG
- the sufC gene encoding Fe-S cluster assembly ATPase SufC is translated as MIRPDAELLLDITNLHASVEDQPILKGVNLQVRAGEIHAVMGRNGSGKSTLSKVLAGHPSYRVTAGTVRYRGSDLFELEPEERARLGVFLGFQYPVEIPGVSNLEFLRVAANARRSKQGLEELDTFDFEDHVQQKLQVVQMDPAFLERSVNEGFSGGEKKRNEILQMALLDTVVAILDETDSGLDIDALRIVAGGVNQLATPDNATLLITHYQRLLNEITPDYVHVMAAGRILRTGGRDLALELEKTGYDWVDKELAAQGVA